In Flavivirga abyssicola, the following are encoded in one genomic region:
- a CDS encoding outer membrane beta-barrel protein yields MIKNLCYYFSLLLSLSSFSQEYRLNGYVKDANDNPIAYANIVITSLGVAKDANGTSTDENGYFIIENLKAQDYILKVSFLGFKAYSTRVELDRNIHFDAIILEDNLETLDGVTVVAKRPTVKRMVDRLVFNVENSTLSNDNILDVLKHTPGVLVHDGTITIKQSTPTIYINDRRVHLSSSEVQQLLEGTSASNVKSIEVITNPPAKYEAEGAAVLNIVTSKNIIAGYHGSVFGNYKQGSEFPKYALGTNHFFKTKKLNAYLNYSISPRKDFRHNDESINFIDNNNQNTSSWETDFKRTRETANQNINSNIDYDINENNSLGFSTSMLITPRDNTKTSINSLTEVFDANRVLDSTFNTLNRKVDETFNLAFTLDYTHKFKRAGEKLSVSTHHTNYDFSSFQNVDTDYRFPNNMLIRSNRFQTFSSQVIKLYTGQVDYELPIGESAEFEAGGKVSDINSESILTQFIFENDEKIEDFQNSDTFLYDETNYAAYISYSKDWTNWSFKSGLRAEYTNIKGNSLETNQNSDNDYLKLFPSFYLLHKLNDDNELYFNYNKRIYRPRYNQLNPFKYFLNDNAYVTGDPNLKPQIDHIFTLGYTLNTKYTFEIYYRYENDPTIQITFQDNEANSLKYINTNTDVSISYGLDFITNTRVVKNWSLYMLSSFFYYENRFLALESNNLAYETDRWSVYSQVVNSFSFLKDKSLTADISFLYISPIVGGPTITSDRSGLGIDLRKTFCDNRASLSIGITDIFNTQNFTQTTKYLNQDVFLNSRIENRLVAFGFNYKFGNFRLNTNKKEINLQERDRLKSSN; encoded by the coding sequence ATGATTAAAAATCTATGTTATTATTTTAGTCTACTGCTATCTCTCTCATCTTTTTCTCAGGAATATAGGTTAAATGGGTATGTTAAAGACGCTAATGACAATCCAATAGCGTATGCAAATATAGTTATTACCAGTCTTGGGGTTGCTAAAGACGCGAATGGTACATCTACAGATGAAAATGGTTATTTTATAATAGAAAATTTAAAAGCTCAGGATTATATATTAAAAGTTAGTTTTCTTGGTTTTAAGGCATATTCTACCAGAGTAGAATTGGATAGAAATATTCATTTTGATGCTATTATACTTGAAGATAATTTAGAGACACTAGATGGGGTGACTGTTGTAGCAAAGAGACCCACTGTTAAACGCATGGTGGATCGCCTAGTTTTTAATGTTGAAAATTCCACACTATCAAATGATAATATTTTAGATGTTTTAAAGCACACTCCTGGTGTATTGGTTCATGATGGGACAATAACTATAAAACAATCGACACCAACAATATACATAAATGACAGAAGGGTACATCTGTCTTCAAGTGAAGTACAACAACTTTTAGAAGGTACATCTGCTAGTAATGTAAAATCTATTGAAGTTATTACTAACCCGCCTGCAAAATACGAAGCTGAAGGCGCAGCCGTACTTAATATTGTAACTAGTAAAAATATCATTGCTGGTTATCATGGAAGTGTTTTTGGTAATTATAAACAAGGTTCTGAATTTCCAAAATATGCATTGGGGACTAATCATTTTTTTAAAACTAAGAAACTTAACGCTTATTTAAATTACAGCATAAGCCCTAGAAAAGATTTTAGACATAATGATGAATCAATAAATTTTATAGATAATAATAACCAAAATACTTCAAGTTGGGAAACAGATTTTAAAAGAACAAGAGAAACCGCAAACCAAAACATAAACAGTAATATTGATTATGACATAAACGAAAACAATAGTCTAGGTTTTTCTACAAGTATGTTAATCACCCCAAGAGATAACACAAAAACTTCGATTAATTCTTTAACTGAGGTTTTTGATGCTAATAGAGTGTTAGACTCTACATTCAATACGCTAAACCGTAAAGTAGATGAAACATTTAATTTAGCTTTTACACTTGATTATACTCATAAATTTAAAAGAGCAGGAGAGAAGCTCTCTGTAAGTACCCATCATACCAATTATGATTTTTCAAGTTTTCAAAATGTAGATACAGATTATCGTTTTCCTAATAATATGCTAATAAGAAGCAATCGATTTCAAACATTTTCAAGTCAGGTTATAAAATTATATACGGGTCAGGTAGATTATGAATTACCAATAGGCGAATCAGCAGAATTTGAGGCAGGAGGAAAGGTCTCTGATATTAATTCTGAGAGTATTTTAACTCAATTTATTTTTGAAAACGACGAAAAGATAGAAGATTTTCAAAATTCAGATACTTTTTTATACGATGAAACTAATTATGCAGCCTATATAAGTTATTCAAAAGATTGGACTAATTGGAGTTTTAAATCTGGACTAAGAGCAGAATACACTAACATTAAAGGAAATTCATTAGAGACTAACCAAAATAGTGATAATGATTATTTAAAGTTGTTTCCTTCTTTTTATTTGTTACATAAATTAAACGATGATAATGAATTATACTTCAATTATAATAAGCGTATTTATAGACCACGTTATAATCAGCTTAACCCTTTTAAGTATTTTTTAAATGACAATGCGTATGTAACTGGTGATCCTAATTTAAAGCCGCAAATAGATCATATATTTACGCTTGGATATACATTAAATACTAAGTATACTTTTGAAATTTATTATCGCTATGAAAATGATCCAACAATTCAAATTACTTTTCAAGATAATGAAGCAAATTCTCTTAAATATATAAACACAAACACAGATGTGTCAATTTCATATGGCTTAGACTTTATAACTAATACACGAGTAGTTAAAAATTGGAGTTTATATATGTTGTCTTCCTTTTTCTATTATGAAAATCGTTTTTTAGCTTTAGAAAGTAATAATTTGGCATACGAGACTGATAGGTGGTCTGTATATAGTCAAGTTGTTAATTCTTTTTCTTTTTTAAAAGATAAAAGTTTAACTGCTGATATTTCCTTTTTATATATTTCACCTATAGTAGGTGGTCCTACTATTACCAGTGACAGATCAGGTTTAGGTATTGATCTAAGAAAAACATTTTGTGATAATAGAGCGTCATTAAGCATTGGTATTACGGATATTTTTAACACACAAAATTTTACACAAACTACTAAATATTTAAATCAAGATGTGTTTTTAAATTCTAGAATAGAAAATAGATTGGTTGCATTTGGATTTAATTATAAATTTGGAAACTTTAGATTAAACACCAATAAAAAAGAAATTAATTTACAAGAAAGGGATAGGCTAAAAAGTAGTAATTAA
- the porX gene encoding T9SS response regulator signal transducer PorX has product MNTIQILWVDDEIDLLKPHILFLEQRNYKVTKCMSGTEAIDAIDGKSFDIVFLDENMPGLTGLETLNEIKEKQDNLPVVMITKSEEEYIMEEAIGNKIADYLIKPVNPNQILLSLKKNLDNSRLVSEKTTSNYQQEFRKIAMDLSMVNSYEEWVNLYQKLIYWEIQLEDIEDPGMFEILESQKNEANIQFGKFIEKNYADWFEPNTESPIMSHTLFKEKITPEISKEQPTVLIVIDNLRYDQWKVFEPIINNYYKKTKEDAFFSILPTATQYARNAIFSGLMPSDMEKLFPKYWKNDTDDGGKNMHEADFLDTQMKRLGLTHLNYDYHKITNLKNGRKLADNFKSLKDNDLSVIVYNFVDMLSHSKTEMEVVKELASNDKAYRSLTLSWFKNSPLLEMIQQAQQLGFKLILTTDHGTINVKNPSKVIGDRDTSLNLRYKTGRSLTYDDKDVLVFKNPKDAHLPSINMSSSYIFAKSDLFFAYPNNYNHYVSYFRNTYQHGGVSLEEMIIPFVVFTPK; this is encoded by the coding sequence ATGAATACAATACAAATACTTTGGGTAGATGATGAAATTGATTTACTGAAACCTCATATTCTATTTTTAGAGCAACGCAATTATAAAGTTACAAAATGCATGAGTGGCACCGAAGCTATTGATGCTATAGATGGAAAAAGTTTTGATATCGTATTTTTAGATGAAAATATGCCCGGACTTACTGGTCTTGAAACTTTAAATGAAATAAAAGAAAAGCAAGATAATCTTCCTGTTGTGATGATCACCAAGAGTGAGGAAGAATATATTATGGAAGAAGCTATTGGTAACAAAATAGCGGATTATCTAATTAAACCCGTAAACCCTAATCAGATATTGTTAAGTTTAAAGAAGAACTTGGATAATTCTCGATTAGTATCTGAAAAAACTACTTCTAACTATCAACAAGAGTTTAGGAAAATTGCCATGGATTTATCTATGGTTAATTCCTATGAAGAATGGGTGAATCTGTATCAGAAGCTTATTTATTGGGAAATTCAGCTTGAAGACATTGAAGATCCTGGGATGTTTGAAATTTTAGAATCTCAAAAAAACGAGGCTAATATTCAGTTTGGGAAATTTATAGAAAAAAATTATGCAGATTGGTTTGAGCCAAACACAGAGTCCCCAATAATGTCGCATACACTTTTTAAAGAAAAAATCACTCCTGAGATAAGTAAAGAGCAACCTACTGTTTTAATTGTTATTGACAATTTACGCTATGACCAATGGAAAGTTTTTGAGCCCATTATTAACAATTATTATAAAAAGACTAAAGAAGACGCTTTTTTTAGCATTTTGCCAACAGCAACTCAGTATGCTCGTAATGCCATTTTTTCTGGGCTCATGCCTAGCGATATGGAAAAATTATTTCCCAAATATTGGAAAAATGATACTGATGATGGTGGAAAAAATATGCACGAAGCCGACTTTTTAGATACGCAAATGAAACGATTAGGATTAACTCATTTGAATTATGACTATCATAAAATTACCAATCTAAAAAATGGCAGAAAACTAGCTGATAACTTCAAATCACTTAAAGACAACGATCTTTCCGTTATAGTGTACAATTTTGTTGATATGTTATCGCATTCTAAAACAGAAATGGAAGTTGTTAAAGAACTGGCTTCAAACGATAAAGCATACAGGTCTCTAACATTAAGCTGGTTTAAAAATTCGCCGCTTTTAGAGATGATACAACAGGCGCAACAATTAGGGTTTAAACTCATTTTAACTACAGATCATGGTACTATTAATGTTAAGAACCCATCAAAGGTAATTGGAGATAGAGATACAAGCTTAAATCTTCGTTATAAAACCGGCAGGAGTTTAACTTATGATGACAAAGATGTATTGGTTTTTAAAAACCCAAAAGATGCTCACTTACCTTCTATTAATATGAGCAGTTCTTATATTTTTGCAAAAAGCGATTTGTTTTTTGCTTATCCTAATAACTACAATCATTATGTTAGTTATTTTAGAAATACGTATCAACATGGAGGTGTTTCTCTTGAGGAAATGATTATTCCTTTTGTAGTATTCACTCCAAAATAA
- a CDS encoding alanine dehydrogenase, with protein sequence MSKSLSPFTKQQLLPQEETLELLRHKGELFIGIPKETAFQEKRVCLTPDAVFALVSNGHKVLLESGAGNGASFSDKDYSEAGAEITKDTAKVFACPMILKVEPPSIEQIKLINPQTILISALQIKTQSKKYFEALASKRVTALAFEFIRDGDGTYPAVKSLSEIAGTASVLIASELLSDAKDGNGLMFGNISGVPPIKVVILGAGTVGEFATRSSIGLGADVKVFDNSITKLRRIQANLGRPFFTSTITPKNLTKALKRCDVVIGAIRGTNRAPVIVSEAMVQSMKKGAIIIDVSIDMGGCFETSEVTTHKKPTFIKHNVIHYCVPNILARYSRTASVSISNIFTPYLLKIAEDGGIENSLRFDRGLKNGLYFYHGILTSKSVGDWFDLDFSDVNLLIF encoded by the coding sequence ATGTCAAAATCACTCTCGCCTTTTACAAAGCAGCAACTTTTACCTCAAGAAGAAACTCTTGAACTACTAAGACATAAGGGAGAATTATTTATAGGTATACCTAAAGAAACTGCTTTTCAAGAAAAGCGTGTGTGCTTAACCCCAGATGCTGTATTTGCTTTAGTAAGTAATGGCCATAAAGTATTGCTTGAGTCTGGTGCAGGAAATGGTGCCAGCTTTAGTGATAAAGACTATAGTGAAGCCGGAGCAGAAATCACAAAAGATACTGCTAAAGTATTTGCTTGTCCGATGATTCTTAAAGTAGAGCCTCCCAGCATAGAACAAATTAAACTTATTAACCCTCAAACTATATTAATATCTGCGCTTCAAATAAAAACCCAGTCAAAAAAATATTTTGAAGCATTGGCATCAAAACGGGTCACTGCTTTAGCCTTTGAGTTTATACGAGACGGAGACGGAACCTACCCTGCCGTGAAATCGTTAAGCGAAATTGCAGGTACTGCCTCTGTTTTAATTGCTTCAGAGTTACTATCTGATGCTAAGGATGGTAATGGGTTAATGTTTGGGAATATTAGTGGTGTTCCTCCTATAAAAGTTGTTATTTTAGGAGCAGGGACTGTTGGTGAGTTTGCGACTAGAAGTTCTATAGGTCTTGGAGCAGATGTAAAAGTCTTCGATAATTCCATTACAAAATTAAGAAGAATACAAGCAAATCTGGGTAGACCGTTTTTTACTTCTACAATTACACCAAAAAATTTAACCAAAGCCTTGAAACGTTGTGATGTTGTTATTGGGGCTATTCGTGGAACAAATAGAGCGCCTGTAATCGTTTCGGAAGCTATGGTTCAATCAATGAAAAAAGGAGCTATTATTATAGATGTAAGTATTGATATGGGAGGTTGTTTTGAAACTAGCGAAGTAACCACACACAAAAAACCTACATTTATAAAACACAATGTTATTCATTATTGCGTTCCTAATATTCTAGCAAGATATTCACGTACAGCATCTGTTTCTATAAGTAATATATTTACGCCTTATTTGCTGAAAATAGCTGAGGATGGTGGTATAGAAAATTCTTTAAGATTTGACAGAGGTTTAAAAAATGGGTTGTATTTTTACCACGGAATTTTAACTAGTAAATCTGTAGGTGATTGGTTTGATTTAGACTTTAGCGATGTTAATTTGCTGATTTTTTAA
- the tsaE gene encoding tRNA (adenosine(37)-N6)-threonylcarbamoyltransferase complex ATPase subunit type 1 TsaE has product MELELNFGLNDVENVAKQLIKNVKTKTLLFYGDMGVGKTTLIKTIVKVLGSHDEVSSPTFSIVNEYQLNNDKIYHFDLYRINDLEEAYNFGIEDYVDSDNWKLIEWPEKIEPILNNHFDKINLKLDSDNHRIIKLN; this is encoded by the coding sequence ATGGAATTAGAACTTAACTTTGGATTAAATGATGTCGAAAATGTTGCAAAACAACTAATTAAAAATGTAAAAACTAAAACTTTATTATTTTATGGAGATATGGGTGTTGGCAAAACAACATTAATAAAAACCATTGTAAAAGTTTTAGGAAGTCATGATGAAGTTAGTAGCCCAACATTTTCTATCGTAAACGAGTATCAACTAAATAATGATAAGATTTATCATTTTGATTTATATAGAATAAACGATTTAGAGGAAGCTTATAATTTTGGAATTGAAGATTATGTTGATTCTGACAATTGGAAATTAATAGAATGGCCAGAAAAAATTGAGCCCATTTTGAACAATCATTTTGATAAAATTAATTTAAAATTAGATTCTGATAATCATAGAATTATAAAATTAAATTAA